In a genomic window of Halostella litorea:
- a CDS encoding DUF7856 family protein: MRVELADEVREGRAVALRDRDVSPETVAAAVREGEWIDCPEPGAVHERVSPVTADASPSVRPALAAAARSRGLTSPVDDALADARAELAAIDPPPIDHEAARKRVAEAGEREAALDERVAELRGRIDALAGRDGEPGDATDERAAAIRELSEVRTERVAAEQALRDAREAARAARDARDRRLRLEDRVRNLRSAAREHLSAAVAEPFADAVAAVPGEGRVADEPAGFEGDPVTAALAVVRVAAVDAPVVLACDRFDSAAAAADTLDAPVLTV, translated from the coding sequence GTGAGGGTCGAACTGGCCGACGAGGTCCGGGAGGGCCGAGCGGTAGCCCTCCGGGACCGCGACGTCTCGCCCGAAACGGTCGCGGCGGCCGTGCGCGAGGGCGAATGGATCGACTGCCCCGAGCCGGGCGCGGTCCACGAGCGGGTGTCCCCGGTGACGGCCGACGCGTCGCCGTCGGTGCGGCCGGCGTTGGCCGCCGCGGCGCGGTCGCGGGGGCTGACCAGCCCGGTCGACGACGCGCTCGCCGACGCCCGGGCGGAACTGGCCGCCATCGACCCGCCGCCGATCGATCACGAGGCCGCCCGGAAGCGGGTCGCCGAGGCGGGCGAACGCGAGGCGGCGCTCGACGAGCGCGTCGCCGAACTCCGCGGCCGGATCGACGCGCTCGCCGGCCGTGACGGCGAGCCCGGCGACGCCACGGACGAGCGGGCCGCGGCGATCCGCGAGCTCTCGGAGGTGCGGACCGAACGCGTCGCCGCCGAGCAGGCGCTCCGTGACGCCCGGGAGGCCGCGCGGGCGGCACGGGACGCCCGCGACCGCCGGCTCCGGCTGGAGGACCGGGTGCGGAACCTCCGGAGCGCCGCCCGCGAACACCTCTCGGCGGCCGTCGCCGAGCCGTTTGCCGACGCCGTGGCCGCCGTCCCGGGCGAGGGACGGGTCGCCGACGAGCCGGCTGGGTTCGAGGGCGACCCCGTGACCGCGGCGCTCGCCGTCGTCCGCGTCGCGGCGGTCGACGCGCCTGTCGTCCTCGCCTGCGACCGCTTCGACTCCGCGGCCGCGGCGGCCGACACGCTCGACGCGCCCGTCCTCACGGTTTAA
- a CDS encoding DUF7504 family protein: protein MSDRIDSLEGASSVLVLSPTGGDDGDTCIDLLSPSDPASTNLLFVSFTGRPQDRLGRWIARAGGRPASSHLVASRDVAERLDPDGPRPDDVDHVGSPNDLTGLSIRVSEVLNEWDGSEARSAVCFDSVTALLQYVDVRTAYEFLHVLTGRLYAFGATGHFHLDPDAHDATTVAQMQTLFDAVVTVNGGGVTVRRQ, encoded by the coding sequence ATGAGTGATCGTATCGACTCGCTCGAGGGAGCGTCGTCCGTGCTCGTCCTCTCGCCGACCGGCGGCGACGACGGGGACACGTGTATCGACCTGCTGTCACCCTCCGACCCGGCGTCGACGAACCTGCTTTTCGTCTCGTTTACCGGCCGGCCACAGGACCGCCTCGGCCGGTGGATAGCACGGGCGGGCGGCCGGCCGGCGTCGTCGCACCTCGTCGCCTCGCGGGACGTCGCGGAGCGGCTCGACCCCGACGGGCCGAGGCCCGACGACGTCGACCACGTCGGCTCGCCGAACGACCTGACGGGGCTCAGCATCCGCGTGAGCGAGGTGCTAAACGAGTGGGACGGCTCCGAGGCCCGGAGCGCGGTCTGTTTCGACTCCGTCACCGCGTTGCTCCAGTACGTCGACGTCCGGACCGCCTACGAGTTCCTCCACGTGCTGACCGGCCGGCTCTACGCGTTCGGCGCGACGGGCCACTTCCACCTGGACCCGGACGCACACGACGCGACGACCGTCGCGCAGATGCAGACGCTGTTCGACGCCGTGGTGACCGTCAACGGCGGCGGCGTCACCGTCCGCCGGCAGTAG
- a CDS encoding DUF7857 domain-containing protein, which yields MVEVECRTRREGDVTLVAAVVANRTEVRRRVRLESALEGPVLPPRRRGVPAEGWDDGGVELVLAAGEREGVGFAATAPPASPPVEVVTDERVLPDEPASDGGEDADALVRRLGRAAPPRDTVPATAVNGPGRDDPAGSGSDADVPPPVAEWLAAVEERVTVAEACADAETLADATAAVGDAGGVDAVETAVERVDDDAATLRAVERRAAALAERAAASADAAPVGALRTLS from the coding sequence ATGGTCGAGGTCGAGTGCCGGACGCGACGCGAGGGCGACGTGACGCTCGTCGCGGCGGTCGTGGCGAACAGGACGGAGGTACGGCGGCGGGTGCGCCTGGAGAGCGCGCTCGAGGGCCCCGTCCTGCCGCCGCGGCGACGCGGCGTGCCCGCCGAGGGGTGGGACGACGGCGGTGTCGAACTGGTGCTCGCGGCCGGCGAGCGCGAGGGCGTCGGCTTCGCCGCCACCGCGCCGCCCGCGTCGCCGCCGGTCGAGGTGGTCACGGACGAGCGCGTGTTGCCGGACGAACCGGCGAGCGACGGTGGCGAGGACGCCGACGCGCTGGTCCGCCGGCTCGGTCGCGCCGCGCCGCCGCGGGACACCGTGCCGGCGACGGCGGTGAACGGCCCGGGCCGGGACGACCCCGCCGGAAGCGGCTCCGACGCCGACGTGCCGCCGCCCGTCGCCGAGTGGCTCGCCGCGGTCGAGGAGCGCGTGACCGTCGCGGAGGCCTGTGCCGACGCCGAGACGCTCGCGGACGCGACGGCGGCGGTCGGCGACGCGGGCGGGGTCGACGCCGTCGAGACGGCGGTCGAACGGGTCGACGACGACGCGGCGACGCTCCGCGCCGTCGAACGACGCGCCGCGGCGCTGGCCGAGCGGGCGGCGGCGAGCGCCGACGCGGCCCCCGTCGGGGCGCTCCGGACGCTGTCGTGA
- a CDS encoding DUF7855 family protein: MLLVVTYSQAARQTLRNACSSHEGTVVRRFGRAALFEETELGALLALRLREKHGGDVQVERTEPFNEFADAPAAVREAAAAYEARDAPSTPYPKFAAGTEHPSPERLRDREL, from the coding sequence GTGCTACTCGTCGTCACCTACTCGCAGGCGGCGCGACAGACGCTGCGGAACGCCTGTTCGAGCCACGAGGGGACGGTCGTCCGGCGGTTCGGCCGCGCGGCGCTGTTCGAGGAGACGGAGCTGGGTGCGCTGCTCGCGCTTCGGCTCCGGGAGAAACACGGTGGGGACGTGCAGGTCGAGCGAACGGAGCCGTTCAACGAGTTCGCCGACGCGCCGGCGGCCGTCCGGGAGGCGGCGGCCGCCTACGAGGCCCGGGACGCGCCGAGCACGCCGTACCCGAAGTTCGCCGCCGGGACGGAGCACCCGTCGCCGGAGCGGCTTCGCGACCGGGAGCTGTGA
- a CDS encoding minichromosome maintenance protein MCM codes for MAQAENTELVDSFEQFYRSYYRDEIGALAQRYPNEQRSLYVDWQDLYRYDPDLADDYLSKPEQLREYAEEALRLYDLPVDVSLGQAHVRIRNLPETTEIREIRSRHVNKLVAVRGIVRKATDVRPKIEEAAFECQRCGTLTRVPQSSGNFQEPHECQGCERQGPFQINFDQSEFVDAQKVRIQESPEGLRGGETPQAIDVHVEDDITGEVTPGDHVAATGVLNLEQQGNQQEKSPIFDVYMDGVSVTIEEEDFEDMNITEEDKQAIVSLSNEPDIYERMVGSIAPSIYGYEQEKLAMILQLFSGVTKHLPDETRIRGDLHMLLIGDPGTGKSQMLSYIQNIAPRSVYTSGKGSSSAGLTAAAVRDDFGDGQQWTLEAGALVLADKGVAAVDELDKMAADDRSAMHEALEQQKISVSKAGINATLKSRCSLLGAANPKYGRFDQYESIGEQIDLEPALISRFDLIFTVTDQPDEEEDRNLAEHILTTNYAGELNTQRTEMASPDVTRDEVAEVTEEVDPEIEAELLRKYVAYAKQNCHPRMTDAAREAIRDFYVDLRAKGQDEDAPVPVTARKLEALVRLAEASARVRLSDTVEESDAERVIEIVRSCLQDIGVDPETGQFDADVVETGTSKTQRDRIRNIKQLIGDIEEEYDEGAPIDVVLERTDEIGMDHSKAEHEIEKLKQQGEVYEPQTDHLRTT; via the coding sequence ATGGCCCAGGCGGAGAACACGGAACTCGTCGACTCGTTCGAGCAGTTCTACCGGTCGTACTACCGCGACGAGATCGGCGCGCTCGCCCAGCGCTACCCGAACGAACAGCGCTCGCTGTACGTCGACTGGCAGGACCTGTACCGCTACGACCCCGACCTGGCCGACGACTACCTCTCGAAGCCCGAACAGCTCCGGGAGTACGCCGAGGAGGCGCTCCGGCTGTACGACCTCCCGGTCGACGTGAGCCTCGGGCAGGCCCACGTCCGCATCCGGAACCTCCCCGAGACGACGGAGATACGGGAGATCCGGTCCCGGCACGTCAACAAGCTGGTCGCCGTCCGCGGCATCGTCCGGAAGGCGACCGACGTCCGGCCGAAGATAGAGGAGGCCGCCTTCGAGTGCCAGCGCTGTGGCACGCTGACGCGGGTCCCCCAGTCCAGCGGTAACTTCCAGGAGCCCCACGAGTGCCAGGGCTGCGAGCGGCAGGGCCCCTTCCAGATCAACTTCGACCAGTCCGAGTTCGTCGACGCACAGAAGGTCCGCATCCAGGAGAGCCCCGAGGGGCTGCGCGGCGGCGAGACGCCCCAGGCCATCGACGTCCACGTCGAGGACGACATCACCGGCGAGGTGACGCCGGGCGACCACGTCGCGGCGACGGGCGTCCTCAACCTCGAACAGCAGGGAAACCAGCAGGAGAAGTCGCCGATCTTCGACGTGTACATGGACGGCGTCTCCGTCACGATCGAGGAGGAGGACTTCGAGGACATGAACATCACCGAGGAGGACAAGCAGGCCATCGTCTCCCTCTCCAACGAGCCGGACATCTACGAGCGGATGGTCGGCTCCATCGCCCCCTCCATCTACGGCTACGAGCAGGAGAAGCTCGCGATGATCCTCCAGTTGTTCTCCGGCGTCACCAAGCACCTCCCCGACGAGACCCGGATCCGCGGCGACCTGCACATGCTGTTGATCGGCGACCCGGGGACCGGCAAGTCGCAAATGCTGTCATATATCCAAAACATCGCCCCGCGGTCCGTCTACACCTCGGGCAAGGGGTCGTCCTCGGCCGGCCTCACCGCCGCCGCCGTCCGCGACGACTTCGGCGACGGCCAGCAGTGGACGCTGGAGGCCGGCGCCCTCGTGCTCGCGGACAAGGGCGTCGCCGCGGTCGACGAACTCGACAAGATGGCCGCCGACGACCGCTCGGCGATGCACGAGGCGCTCGAACAGCAGAAGATCAGCGTCTCGAAGGCCGGGATCAACGCCACGCTCAAGTCCCGCTGCTCGCTGCTTGGCGCGGCCAACCCCAAGTACGGCCGCTTCGACCAGTACGAGTCGATCGGCGAGCAGATAGACCTCGAACCGGCGCTCATCTCGCGGTTCGACCTGATCTTCACCGTCACCGACCAGCCCGACGAGGAGGAGGACCGCAACCTCGCCGAGCACATCCTGACGACGAACTACGCGGGGGAGCTGAACACCCAGCGCACGGAGATGGCGTCGCCGGACGTGACCCGCGACGAGGTCGCGGAGGTGACCGAGGAGGTCGACCCCGAGATCGAGGCCGAACTCCTCCGGAAGTACGTCGCCTACGCGAAGCAGAACTGCCACCCGCGGATGACCGACGCGGCCCGCGAGGCGATACGGGACTTCTACGTCGACCTCCGGGCGAAGGGACAGGACGAGGACGCCCCCGTCCCCGTCACGGCCCGGAAGCTGGAGGCGCTCGTCCGCCTCGCGGAGGCCAGCGCCCGGGTCCGGCTCTCGGACACGGTCGAGGAATCCGACGCCGAGCGCGTCATCGAGATCGTCCGGTCCTGCCTGCAGGACATCGGCGTCGACCCGGAGACGGGGCAGTTCGACGCCGACGTGGTCGAGACGGGCACCTCCAAGACCCAGCGCGACCGCATCCGCAACATCAAACAGCTCATCGGCGACATCGAGGAGGAGTACGACGAGGGCGCGCCGATCGACGTGGTGCTGGAGCGCACCGACGAGATCGGCATGGACCACTCCAAGGCCGAACACGAGATAGAGAAGCTGAAACAGCAGGGCGAGGTGTACGAGCCCCAGACCGACCACCTCCGGACGACGTAG
- a CDS encoding nucleoside recognition protein, whose amino-acid sequence MQWIVELLAGTVVPRVAKITLFIAVGVGLANLAVEFGAVRYIAGLAAPLTGPANLPREVGTAILTTTASTTAGYGMLAEFRESGTLDDRATLVAVTINTFFGFVQHIFTFYAPVLIPILGTEVGLLYVGTRAAIALGITVVGVLAGALFLSEENVDPVAVPDDVEGPDPDESTLSEKVRGAAASTKDKVLDILPRLLVVYLLVSVLVARVDLREATAVAEPLTDLLGLPGAAVPVIAVFAFDTTSGAVAIAPFLDDPFTPRTAVATMLVGGIVSFTVSTFKRSIPFQYGIWGAEFGSKVIAVNTALKVAFIAAALVVLLVP is encoded by the coding sequence GTGCAGTGGATCGTCGAACTGCTGGCCGGGACAGTCGTCCCCCGGGTCGCCAAGATCACGCTTTTCATCGCCGTCGGCGTCGGACTCGCCAACCTCGCGGTGGAGTTCGGGGCCGTTCGCTACATCGCGGGGCTGGCCGCGCCGCTGACCGGCCCGGCGAACCTCCCGCGCGAGGTCGGCACCGCGATCCTCACGACCACGGCCTCGACGACCGCCGGCTACGGCATGCTCGCGGAGTTCCGCGAGTCCGGCACGCTCGACGACCGCGCGACGCTCGTCGCCGTCACCATCAACACCTTCTTCGGGTTCGTCCAGCACATCTTCACCTTCTACGCGCCCGTGCTGATCCCGATCCTCGGGACGGAGGTCGGCCTGCTGTACGTCGGCACCCGCGCCGCCATCGCCCTGGGCATCACCGTCGTCGGCGTGCTCGCCGGCGCGCTTTTCCTCTCCGAGGAGAACGTCGACCCCGTCGCCGTCCCGGACGACGTCGAGGGGCCCGACCCCGACGAGAGCACGCTCAGCGAGAAGGTCCGGGGCGCGGCCGCGAGCACGAAGGACAAGGTGCTCGACATCCTGCCCCGCCTGCTGGTCGTCTACCTCCTCGTCAGCGTGCTGGTGGCGAGGGTCGACCTCCGGGAGGCCACCGCGGTCGCCGAACCGCTGACCGACCTGCTGGGGCTCCCCGGGGCGGCGGTCCCCGTGATCGCCGTCTTCGCGTTCGACACGACCAGCGGGGCCGTCGCCATCGCGCCGTTCCTCGACGACCCGTTCACCCCGCGGACCGCGGTCGCGACGATGCTCGTCGGCGGCATCGTCTCCTTCACCGTCTCGACGTTCAAGCGGTCGATCCCGTTCCAGTACGGGATCTGGGGGGCCGAGTTCGGCTCGAAGGTGATCGCCGTGAACACGGCGCTGAAAGTCGCGTTCATCGCCGCCGCCCTCGTGGTGCTTCTGGTCCCGTGA
- a CDS encoding MinD/ParA family ATP-binding protein: MILAVAGGKGGVGKSTVALNLGAELDAVVVDADLGMADLPESTGPDLHDVLAGRADPVEAVREGGAVDLLPCGRTLAGARAADPTELVDAVDAVAAAYGTVVVDCPAGMTADAGLPLFAADRSVLVARPDAFAVADLVRTRELARELAAGVARVALNRAGPSPPTDDVARALGAPVTAIPDAAVVERAQRAGTPVGEVAPGCTAAERFRALAEAVTGPEAPRGRRR; the protein is encoded by the coding sequence GTGATCCTCGCCGTCGCGGGCGGGAAGGGCGGCGTCGGGAAGTCGACCGTCGCGCTGAACCTCGGCGCGGAACTGGACGCCGTCGTCGTCGACGCCGACCTGGGGATGGCGGACCTCCCCGAGTCGACCGGCCCGGACCTCCACGACGTGCTGGCGGGGCGGGCGGACCCCGTCGAGGCGGTTCGGGAGGGCGGAGCCGTCGACCTGCTGCCCTGCGGGCGGACGCTGGCGGGGGCGCGGGCCGCCGACCCGACCGAACTGGTCGACGCCGTCGACGCCGTTGCCGCCGCCTACGGGACCGTCGTGGTCGACTGCCCGGCGGGGATGACGGCCGACGCCGGCCTGCCGCTGTTCGCGGCGGACCGCTCGGTGCTCGTCGCCCGCCCGGACGCGTTCGCCGTCGCCGACCTGGTCCGGACGCGGGAACTGGCCCGCGAACTCGCCGCCGGCGTGGCCCGCGTCGCGCTGAACCGGGCCGGGCCGTCGCCGCCGACCGACGACGTGGCGCGGGCGCTCGGCGCGCCGGTGACGGCGATCCCGGACGCCGCAGTCGTCGAGCGCGCACAGCGGGCCGGGACGCCCGTCGGCGAGGTTGCGCCCGGTTGCACGGCCGCCGAGCGGTTCCGGGCGCTCGCCGAGGCGGTCACGGGACCAGAAGCACCACGAGGGCGGCGGCGATGA
- a CDS encoding DUF7854 family protein, whose amino-acid sequence MDRIAALRNVEDALAEYERGETDLESLEREVVGVVRTYATEFEGGLAPYRARGDGPAAGLVVVAESRREARDRVRELADVDRDVTVERVDE is encoded by the coding sequence ATGGACCGGATCGCCGCACTCCGGAACGTCGAGGACGCGCTCGCCGAGTACGAGCGCGGCGAGACCGACCTGGAGAGCCTCGAACGCGAAGTGGTCGGCGTGGTTCGGACGTACGCGACCGAGTTCGAGGGCGGCCTCGCGCCGTACCGGGCGCGGGGCGACGGGCCGGCCGCGGGGCTGGTCGTCGTCGCCGAGTCCCGGCGCGAGGCCCGCGACCGCGTGCGCGAACTCGCCGACGTGGACCGCGACGTGACCGTCGAACGCGTCGACGAGTGA